The nucleotide window CCGCCCCTTTGCCGGCCCTGTCGTGCGGGGTGCTGAGGTCGGTTTCGGTTCCTCCCGATCGTCCGGGATCGCCTGGCACACCTTCGGGGTATGAGCATTCACAACGAGAACCCAACCACTTCTTCCACCGACGACTGGGGCCTGGAGCCCCTGATGGACGTCCACGAGCTGGCCGCCTACCTCGGCATCCCGATCTCCACCGTCTACGACTGGCGGGTGCACGGCAAAGGCCCCGCCGCGTACCGGTTCGGCAAACACCTCAAGTTCGCGATCTCCGATGTGCGGGCCTGGATCGCCCAACAGCGGGAGCCCACCAGCGAGTCCAGGCGCCCCGATCGGCGGTGAGCTGAGGTGCCCCGGCAACGGTTGACTATCGGCACTTTCGGTGACATCAGTACCCGCCAGATGCCGAACGGACGCTACGAGGCGCGAACTCGCTACCGCGACTGGGACGGCCACGCACGCCTGGTGCAGGGCACCGGTGCCACGGCCAAGGCCGCCGAACGGGCACTAAAGGCCAAGCTCGCCGACCGGGACCTGTTCCAACCTGCCGATACGAGCTTGTCGCCGGACAGCCTGTTCAGCGACCTGGTGGTCTACTGGTTGGAGGACATCGACCTGGAGGACCGGATCTCCCGGACGACCCGGAACTTGTATGAGCGCAACATGCGCACCCTGGTCTCGCCCGCCTTTGATCACCTCGCGTTGCGGGAGATCGGGGTGGCCCGGTGCGACAAGTTCATCAAGCAGCTCGCGAAGATTTCCTACAACCGCGCGAAACAGGCCCGGGCAGTGCTGCGGCTGGCCCTGGAGCTGGCGGTGCGGCACGAGGTCCTGCCACGGAACCCGATGGACCACGTCGCCCGCCTGCACCGGGAGCCGCGCGTACCCGCTGCGCTCATGGCGCCGGAGGTGAATGTGATTCGCGCGGCGATCGCGCAGTGGGAGAGCGCTGTCAACCACACGTCCGGGCCCAAGCCGGACGGCCAGCTCGGCGCGATCATCGAGGTCATGCTCGGAACTTCAGCCCGGATCGGCGAGGTCCTGGCCATCCGCCGCCGGGACGTCGACATCACCAGCCCCGTGCCCTCCATCCGGCTGGCCGGCACCATCGTTAGCCGCAAGGGCGAGCAAACCTTCCGGCAGGACCACCGCAAAACAGCCAAGTCCACTCGCGTTGTCGCCATCCCCACGTTCACTTCCGACGCAGTTCGCCGGCGGCTCGCCAAGGTCGGGAGCATGGGCCTGGATGACCTGCTGTTCCAATCCCGGGACGGCACCCCGCTGACAACCGGGAACGTGCGCCGCCAGTTGCGACAGGTGCTCGAGGGCGCGGGCATCAACGGGGTGACCCCGCATCTGTTCCGCCGCACGGTAGCGACCGCGGTCAACACCAACGCCAGCAGCGAACTCGCCGCAGAACTCCTCGGCCACACCGACACCAGGGTCACGATCATGCACTACATCCAACGCAGCGAACTGGTGAACCCGGCCACCGCCGCTCTCCTCGACCGGGCGTTCGCGAAAGAGAAAGACTGAGCACGGTGCCGCCGCGTTCGCGGCATCGTTGCGCCCGGAGCGGGCTGGTATGCAGTGCGTCAGTGACGCGGCTGCTACCGGTCCAGGCAATGGCAGCGTCGACCTAGCCGAGAATTCTCTGCCGAAGAACTGTCGGCCAACGCTTTTTGCATTGGAAGTGCTTGCGTAAGGTGCAGTAGGTAACAGATATCCGAGCGGGACACTCGTGGCACTCGCCGCTCAGCGACATGACGGTTTGCACTCCTCGTGGAATCAGGTGGGAAGGCCACCTGTCTGACCCTGAGAACGAAACTCCTTATGAATACCGGAGGTGGACTTTAAGGGTCGAAAACAGCCCAGGTGCATATTGCGAGACAACCCCGGCGAGTTGGAGGCGATCGAGGATTAGACGGTGCAGTAGCGAGTCGTCAAGTTTGGGTCGGTGGCGTCCTTTGTCCGCAATGAGGGAGTAGGGCTCACCTAGCTGTCGCAGCATTCCTCGAAGTTCGTCGCTGGTTATTCGATCGCCGGCCCTTGCCAAGAGTTCAACAACAATCTGTTGTGAAGCGCCGCCGATGAAGACCATCTCGATTGTGGGCGCGCTGAGGATGATTTTGTTTTGGAGCGCAGCCTCGGCTACCGCCTGATACGCGTCTCTTGGTACGTGCGTGAAGGTCGGCAGCATCGTGGCCACGTGGTTTCGCAGATTGTTGTCGATTCTTGGGCTTCTCATGAGTGGCGCAACGTGCTCGGAAGCTAGCGTCTCTGGCGCGAGCAGCTCTCGGAATCGGGCGGACTTGAGGATGGCGAACTCGAGAGTCGGCCAATCGGTCATGAGCCTGGGCAAGAAGACACTTTCGTTATCCTCGATGAGCTCCGCCTCGACGAGGCGCCCAATAAGCTCACCGGGATCTGGATTGATGGAGCTTGTTGGCAGTCGACCGGGCTCCAGCGAGCGGGCCAAGGTGGCTCGAAGCCCGGGATCCAAGATGGCGCTGGAGGCGTTGACCAAAGTGAGTGCGACCTCGACGCGCTCCTCGACCGTGGCTATGTCGAAACCGGTAATTCCCCCGGCAGCGTGCAACGAGAGCGCGAGCTCAGCGTCGACCTCACCGATCCAGTCCACATAAGCATTCAAATTCGAAAACGTCATCGGCACACGCAGACCCGCGGCCAACGGCGGCCACGCCAGGTGCGGTACATCCGTGAGGTCATTGACCGTGCAGTCGCCATGTGAGCCTGACACAATTGCGGCATAGTCGGCCGCTCGCAACTGGTCCGAAGCATTTAGGACCTCGACGAAAGCGTCTGGGCTCTCGACGGTATGGAACGTCGTCGGAGACTCG belongs to Cryobacterium sp. SO2 and includes:
- a CDS encoding helix-turn-helix domain-containing protein, with amino-acid sequence MSIHNENPTTSSTDDWGLEPLMDVHELAAYLGIPISTVYDWRVHGKGPAAYRFGKHLKFAISDVRAWIAQQREPTSESRRPDRR
- a CDS encoding tyrosine-type recombinase/integrase; amino-acid sequence: MTIGTFGDISTRQMPNGRYEARTRYRDWDGHARLVQGTGATAKAAERALKAKLADRDLFQPADTSLSPDSLFSDLVVYWLEDIDLEDRISRTTRNLYERNMRTLVSPAFDHLALREIGVARCDKFIKQLAKISYNRAKQARAVLRLALELAVRHEVLPRNPMDHVARLHREPRVPAALMAPEVNVIRAAIAQWESAVNHTSGPKPDGQLGAIIEVMLGTSARIGEVLAIRRRDVDITSPVPSIRLAGTIVSRKGEQTFRQDHRKTAKSTRVVAIPTFTSDAVRRRLAKVGSMGLDDLLFQSRDGTPLTTGNVRRQLRQVLEGAGINGVTPHLFRRTVATAVNTNASSELAAELLGHTDTRVTIMHYIQRSELVNPATAALLDRAFAKEKD